DNA sequence from the Schistocerca americana isolate TAMUIC-IGC-003095 chromosome 2, iqSchAmer2.1, whole genome shotgun sequence genome:
GTCGGAGGTACCCGGAAGATCGTGGAATCGCCAGGTCAGGGGCCTCTCAGGACTTAGCTGCGTCGCGAACTTAGCTTCCTTAACTATCTCGAGAACATTTCCTACGTTCTGCACCGAAATGAGGGATCTTTAGTGCACATTACATAATCATATTTAGGTGCGATAAGTAAAAGGAAATGACTTCAGTTACAAATGAAACTCTTTCCATAGTAGTTTGAAATAGGTTATTCTCTGCCTTGTTGGGATAGGTCGATGCAAGCACCCAACTTTTCGcagtttatttacttatgtcaaccATTTTTCATACCAATCCAGGAGAATAATTTTCTTGAATCAAGAAAACAGGATAGGAAACGTAGAGTGTACCGTCTCGTTGACGTCGAGGTGGTTGTCGATGGATCGCTAGCTGAGATGGTCGGAGACTGGTCAGGAAGTTGGCTATGGTTTTGTCGAGAAGAACAATTCCGAAATTTGCCTAAACAGAATTTGAACGGGGAAACAGACAGGGTTTaacaccctcctcctcctctcaaattctttcTGTTCGCAAGACTACTTCTTAACCACTATTTTTCATGATCTTCACTTTCTTTTAGAGAAGTTCTTCAGAGTCTTTATTTagggattaaataaaaaaatagcaataaaagtataaaagtaattaaaaatttagATATAAATGCATGACGTCAGTTATGATTTACTTCTGCAACACCAGATATCGCGATGGCAGCTTATTTTTGGTTCCAACGAGCGAGGCCATCTGATAATGAAGCCTTAGCCTTGAAACTGGCCGTGGCAAAATGAATATTAGACTAGGTGTAGCTGTGGAAGGTTTATTTCCCCAAATTGTAGCCTTCTCTCGGTTTCAAGTACCACTCTCAGATACACGTTATTAAACTTACTTAACTGAACAAAAAAAGTtcttgaacataaataaatattgtaattagACCACCTCGTGTAAGTTTCCATGGGCAGATATAGTGCCCTAAAGGCAATAAGTTACTTTAGAAAGAAACGAAAAAGTTAAAGCAATTGCATAGCCACTGGAATTTGAAGTGAGGCTAGAGAGCAGTTTTGTGGCTGACAATACAATAAACCGATAAGTTGCGTTGCGGTCTTTTCGGATACTTCTAAAATGAACACGGAGAAAAATGAGGAAAGTGAGAAGAACGTCAAACACAGTTATAAATGCTATAGCACACTAACATCTTTATCGAAGTGTACTTGTAAGGCTGATTATGTATGTGACAGAGTTAGAAACAACACCACTGTTACTTACAGTAATCAAGGAGGGAGTTATAACATTAACTGTAAAATGAATGAAGTATCGTTTATaatgtttttgttcttttttattgCAGCCAGCTACATCCCTGTCTGCAAAAGGAATGACCCAGACATAAACAACTGCATCAAGGATGCAGTGGAAAAGCTGAAGCCAAAGCTGGCGGAGGGTAAGTAACACCGACTGCAAGGGCAGCCTTCCCTATGTGTAAGCGTAGGTACGGGCTGCTGTGTGCCGGCTAAGGCCCTCCAAGCTGCTGCCGTGCTCCACAGGCTAGGAGTGTCGCACGTGCTCGTGACTCACAGTGGCTTACTGTTCGTACATGGTCATCTGATAAACAGAAACAGACCCTTGACGTTAGAATTATCGGACGTAGTAGTATTTTGTAGCGCACGAAATCTCAAACGTGAACAGAGCTTCGGTTCTTGCTCTAATTTTACTCTGGCCCCGTAGAACTATGCGAGTCCTTACAACCGCTGCCTCTTATTCTTTAAAAAGTATCTTCAAATATTGCAGAAATAATTGAATTACTTTGCAGTTTGAGGTATGCGAGTATGTTTTAATAAATCCGTGGTTCTTGGAATAGCTGAACATTCGTACCTGTCGAAAATCTGTAGCAATCAAATATGCAGGATGATGccttgatgatgttacagactttcagggatgatgtaGGAGCGTAAATGTATCAAGCTGGGGCAAGGGACCATCGTTCAGAAACGACCGagtagaaataaataaatgaaaattgttctggtacctctgacagcGGACCTgttatactgcaagctctttgctttccacattttgggaggatGTAATgtggtccaaaacaagaaaaaatgtgtagtgaacatggactctaaaatgaatacttgttcagtagaagagatgtgtttcacagtagcaaacatGAACAAGTGTTCTGGGTACACACTTTACAGTCAGTGTTCACTtcacacttttttctgtttttggtcCAAACACCTCCTTCCAAAACAagtaaagcaaagagcttgcagtagaagggtccactgtcagaggtatcagaacgattttcgtttgtaactttttttttcaagTCGGTCGTTTCCAAACCAGCGTCTTTTACTTCAGATTGATACGTTTACCCTTCTCCGTGATacccgaaagtttgtaacatcatcacggaatcacgctGTAGGTTCGACTCGTTTACAGAAGGCCGGTCACGAATCGGGTCTCTCGTCATGTCTAGGGGCAGGGTACTTTGCTACAACAAATGACATCCTTACGGTAAAATAATTTGACGAAGAAtagcacaaaataaattttttgagaATTTAAAATTCAAGATTCAACCAGTAAATCTCAGCgtaaaataacattatttttttaagaccGTGCAGTGACTATATAATGTACACAATAAGAATGTGTACCATTAAACGCGAGCTGTAAACGGAACTAAGGATGCGATAAATTGGTTTCACGGTATTATCGTTAAGCTCTGTGACGAAGTGAAATGGCTCCGAGCAGCAGATCCCTGCCCCATGTGTCACGTGAAGTCTAGAAAAGGAAGAATACTGATGTACTATAGAAAAGATGCAGGGCTATTTGATAAAGTTTACTTATTTTCAGTATACCGTCTAATCAATCTAGAAACCAATCGTTCTTCTAATTTTAGACAGATTACGACTAGATCATATGCTCTGATTCTTCGCTCGATTGAACGCCACTTGTAACACAAGATATTTAACATACCTAATTTTAGGAGAGCGCTAGGTGAGTTTAATGCATAGTGCGCCAAGATCGCTATAATTGTTACAACGCATCCAGTTTCAACCACAAGCCTTACTTCAGTATGGCAAGTTATGATTAGACAAATGTGGCGAGCTACTGCGACAACCATAGCACCGCCTGAAGATGATCTAATTTAACGGTTGTAACCAGTCACTTCGTAACAATCGTAGAAATCTAGACGTGTTAAAAAATTTTATGCAACACGTGTAACACAGCTGCAACAGGATTACATGTGTCAGTTGCTGAGGAAATTTAACGGGCTCCTCTTCAGAAGCGCTTAGCTAGAGAATACGGGAACTACGGGTGCAAACACTTCCCATGTTTACCCGCCCGCACTGCTTACATAGCGGTCAACGTCTCTCGTCCTCGCATTGGAGGTCTTGTTACTTCATGTGCGGAGAGCGGTGTCTCGTCTGCTAACAGAAGTTGTCTTTGGCTTCAGAAAAATAGGTTATAAATTTTTGCCCATTGGTTTTtgtacactgatcatccagaacattatgactaatagccggtatgtccacctctggctcgGATAACAGCGGCAACACGTCGCTGAAGAGAGTTGGCGCCGCATCTGCACctacaagtcatctaattcctgtGAATttcggggaggggggcgatgagctctgacgataCGTTCAATAATACCACACATGTGttcggtcgggttcagatctggcgagttgtggaGGCAGCACATCAACAGGAACCCGCCAGTCTTTTACTCGAACCACTCAATCACGCTTCTGGAATagcgctttatcttgctgaaaaatgccactgcagtcgggaaacgtgatcgtcatgaaggggaatACGTTGATGCAACtagtgcacgatactccttggccgtcatggtgccttgcacgagctccactggatctatGGAtggccatgtgaatgttccccagagcataatggagctgcggCCAGTTTGtcgccgtcccgcagtacaggtgtcaatgaCCTGTTCCCTGgacgacgacggattcgcgcccaccCATCAGGGTGATAAAGAAGGTGCCGGCATTCATCAGAccctgcaatgctctgccactgcgccaacgtccagtgccgatgattactttcccatttcagtcacagttgccgatgtcgtggtgttaacattggcactcgCCTGGGTCTTCGGCTGCGAAGGCCCGTCGTTAGGCGTGTTCTGTGcactgtactctgcccagcattgaagtctatgttagttccgccacagttcgccgcctgtcctgttgcaGCAGTCTGTCCAGccaacgacgtccgacatctgtaatggttTCGCTActcgttgaagacactcaccattgCTCTTCTAGAACACccgataagtcgtgcagtttccaagcTGTTCTTGCCGAACCTCCTCGCCATCGGAATgagccctcgatcaaactcaggtagaccgcgcgtcttccccattctgcacacggacagcacgctcactagcAGTCACTCATCTTCAGGGGTCGCTGCTGTCGCCTACAGTGATTTATATCGACAGTATTTCGATGGTCATTAtgctctgactgatcagtgtacataAAATGCGAAGCTATTTATAACGGCTGTCTGCTTCTCACAAAGCAAGCAGCTGTAATTTGGAAGTATTTCTTTGtattttagttagttttaagtgACAACAGAAAAGAGATGGGTGTGGTTGCGTGTTACAGGGATCCCGGAGTTGGACGTGCCCAAACTGGAGCCCCTCTACATCCCCCAGCTTACCATCAGCCCCAACCAGGGACAGAACATCCGAGCGGTGGGCACCAACGTCAGAATCCACGGGGCCAGCCACTTCACTATCACCAGCATCACGTGCGTTTTCAGTCTAACAGCTTTCCTAGTCGTACGTTCTGTACAAATTTGACACATTCAGCTAGTATCCTTTATTGTTGAAACCCTAACTGGCATCAGAAATGCTAAATTGTAAACTGTACGTTTCTGATAATACTCTCGTACTTTTTCCCAAAGGGTTACATAAAGTTGCCCAACAAGAAGTTATTTAATTCGTTTCTAAATTACCCCTGCATCACCTCTAAGATATTTAATACACTCTGGGAAGATTTTGAATATGTATCTGAGTCCTTTCTACAATAGTCTTAGCCCTTTAAAGTCTTTCTAGAGATCTTTTTGGTCTTGGCACAAATAGTTTCATTTACATTATCAACACAACGAAGATAAacacaaagaaatgaaatttcactgtAAAAAACTCCTTGTGAGACGACCTCATGGACAGATTACTTATTTATGAATGCAGTTAAGCAATTCTTTGTCTGTGTAAGGTCCAGATATTTATGTGTGtcctataaataaaaattaaaggctttttcattttcattcatgGTCTTTGAAATGCAAGACAtaaaatagtacaaaaattttACAGAGCTGATATACCAAAGCACGAGTTTTCCGCAGCGATAAAAATTCCCAGCCTGTACttcgaagctgactacgacgtcgATGCCAAGCTGTTGTCGATCACGCTGAAGGGAAGAGGACCACTAACTGCGAACGCAAGTAAGTTTCCAACATCCCATTTCCCTTAAGTTCACCAACCCTTGCATTTGGTATCCCTGAAGTGATCTTTAAATAACATATTACGCACGTGAGAGGGCAAGGATCCCGTTGTCAGGTTGTTGCAGCATGTGACCTGGTATATGTGTAGGACACTCTTTACGTGCGGGCTCTTCCTGAGGCAGAGGAGTACAGAGAAATGACATTTGTAGAAAGATGTTTAGTACACAGCGCTAGTTCATTACCGTTTCGGATGAGTGTATGTCGATACTGAAGCCGTAAAATCATGAAGTACCAACAGAACAAACACTGGAATTTAACTCTGTCACTTCAAagatattccatattttgagactgAAATGGTCATGTTAAACGATTTAGAAACATGTGTTGAACACAAAGGTGTCAAGTAAATGTGAGTAGAGTGCTAAAACCAATTTACTGAACTAACACAAGTCGACAGCGGGCTACGGTTTCACCAACTGTTATGTGAAATGAGACGAAATTTATCTGAGATCGTATTCTGTGCGATGTAGTCATTAGAATTTGATGGCGTTGTGCGACGCATGGCATAAAAGATTTAGCCGTCGTTGTCCAGgctctttctgttgtttctttaaGTCCAAGTTACTTTTCTGATTAAAGTACTTTCTTAACATAACATGTTTCACCAGCTGATGGGCACACAACTGTTGAGTTAGTTCGCGTTCACTGCATGCAAATTTTAGCGCTCCACAAACAGACGggaacaatactttttctaccacTACCGAATGTATTCGTATATGGCGCGAcaatattctctaatgttattactCGTATCACAGGCACATACGCACAATATAGCACTATTCTACAAAACTGATTGTTGTTCCATCTCATAATACTAGTTCTACTCGTGACATGAGGGAACCAAAACATAATGACTAAACATTCACGGCGAAAGCTTGACGAAATTCGAAACACTGATGTCCATATTATGCGAAACATTTCGAAAGCATGGATGCGTTCTTAGAAATTGGATGTACTTTGAGCTGCTGTCAGACTTTGTACCAAGGTCTCAAACCACAAGGACACTGCCTTCGTGTGGAATTAATTAATTTACAGAAACATTTGCTTTCTGGGTTTCAGTAGATGTTCTGAACGATGGACTCTAAAGAAACAAGTTAGGAAAAAGAAACGTGTCAATAGAGATGTGGATATAGAGGACAACGACAGTAGCACCACTGGCTGAAGGAAAATCAAATGGGAAAACTAAAAGAACGAAGGACGTTCTTTAATACCATACAGAATATGAATGCTGAAGAAATGAACCCCAAATATTACTTAAGGACTTCATAACAAACGTCTTTTAAGAAAAAGAACTTAGTAGTAAAGTAAGAGAGAGGCATAGCACCTCATATAGCGAGCCAACTGTATTGAACGGAAATAACACCAGTAATTACGAGCTGCTGAATCAGGTGCAGAGGGACAGGAGATGACAGCTACATCAACAAGGCGATGCCTTCGGTCATTGATAAGGAAAGGGTAGCTTCGTCTCCTTCTATTTAATCATTTACAGATTCACTAGATACGTCAAAGATGGTAGCTGataagtttttaaatatttataaagTGGCTCATTTTACCGAagacaaaaaactaaaaatttgtTCAGTACACTTCCACAACGTAATACCAATAAATCGTGAAGAACTTTAATTTATATAAAGTTCCTTTCAACAATATGTTGAAATTGTAATTAGTATCTTTGCTAATATGGTTTAGTTCGTTTGGTTATAATTTACACCTCCTTTATTGCAGCTGAGTGCAGCGGCGATGTTGTTCTGAAAGGTCAGCTCGTGAAGAAAAACGGGTCTCCTTACCTGTACTTCTACAACACTGAAGTTTCTATTGATGTGAAACACGTACAGGTCCATTTGGAAGGGCTCTTTAATGGAGACAAAGTACTGGGTAAGTACGAGAATTATTTGATACCATTTTACTTCCCTTTTATGTCGTGATCGTCAGCGAATTTTATGTAACTGCAATAAATTTGTAGTGAAACACACGACAACGTATAGCAAAGGGAAAGTGGGGAACATCTATAAAATTGGATAAGCTGAAACTTATTATGAACTGTAGTTACATCAAAACTATCAGAGAGAACGATGAAGAATTATATAAAGATAGTTCTTTTAAATCCACTCTTGTTCATAAAATAATTAACGAAACGCGTTTAGCAGAGGTAGCAATCCGATGTTCTTTCTTGAACGTATCGTGTACTTAAGGGTTTATTTCGATGTCAGACGGAAAGCACGATTGGCAAAGGGCCAGTGAAAAATGCTATCATTTCACGAGGAATAGCATTTTTGTGGCAAACCTACACTGCAAAAACAAGTTGGCGAAACAATCGGGGAGAGAATAGAAGACAAACAAAACTATGTAACAACGTAACCTGCGGATAAAATGGATGATCTGAtggagaagattttttttttaagaaattggtGGACACATCGATTTTGCGCAGAAGATTACTGTTCGAAATATTTTAATCGGTATCACTCACTCAGAGCATTATAAAACATGCAAAGTTTCACACGGAAAGCTCGAAATCTCAAAAGTGTACGTGTTGGGAGAAGGAAATCGATGTTACGATTCACGAGTGAGCATCTGAAACGTTTAGGG
Encoded proteins:
- the LOC124595167 gene encoding protein takeout-like translates to MAPERVLLAFAAAVAVAVAGSIPSYIPVCKRNDPDINNCIKDAVEKLKPKLAEGIPELDVPKLEPLYIPQLTISPNQGQNIRAVGTNVRIHGASHFTITSITADIPKHEFSAAIKIPSLYFEADYDVDAKLLSITLKGRGPLTANATECSGDVVLKGQLVKKNGSPYLYFYNTEVSIDVKHVQVHLEGLFNGDKVLGEATNQALNENSGEFWPTIKPIAERTIAEVLLGIANNITSHFTYDDLFPKN